Proteins encoded in a region of the Pseudomonas putida genome:
- a CDS encoding aromatic-ring-hydroxylating dioxygenase subunit beta: MNLNLFNEVTAFIWQEGDMLDHGEYDAWLNLWTDKGTYIIPIDPKESDYENTLNYAYDDHHMRALRVQRLIGGESISTSPQPRTVRTISRIRVLADDGVNVTVRAAQNVREFRKESLKHYSADLTYTLVRAEGGFRVHRKVISLINSDDTLAGIGYIL, from the coding sequence ATGAACCTGAACCTGTTCAACGAAGTCACCGCGTTCATCTGGCAGGAAGGCGACATGCTCGACCATGGCGAGTACGACGCCTGGCTCAACCTGTGGACTGACAAAGGCACCTACATCATCCCGATCGACCCCAAGGAAAGCGACTACGAGAACACCTTGAACTACGCCTATGACGACCACCACATGCGTGCCCTGCGTGTGCAGCGGCTCATCGGTGGCGAGTCGATCTCGACCAGCCCGCAGCCACGTACCGTGCGCACGATTTCGCGTATCCGTGTGCTCGCGGACGACGGCGTCAATGTCACCGTGCGCGCTGCGCAGAACGTGCGCGAGTTCCGCAAGGAAAGCCTCAAGCACTACAGCGCCGACCTCACGTACACCCTGGTGCGAGCCGAGGGCGGGTTCAGGGTCCATCGCAAGGTGATCAGCCTGATCAACAGTGACGATACCCTCGCCGGTATCGGCTACATCCTCTGA